A genomic window from Bubalus bubalis isolate 160015118507 breed Murrah chromosome X, NDDB_SH_1, whole genome shotgun sequence includes:
- the LOC112582127 gene encoding uncharacterized protein CXorf66 homolog, with protein MDTLNILIHKHKRLTARGKQGLNCQLDVLLKWATPGAFITASLVGPAARVTPLTSQGAPPVCPESHHNTKVQIPQRQEVKKEDITKTSTSFKISFTESKSLTAGPGSPEKQSVLSSIDKSSGPSSPQKASVPSSTEKLAWPLSQQSPSKPSAPRKVLGSLPQEKLHRTRSPKKAHRWAHSHKLVGQVSPYYPKKAIKPTWPSSLQSPIKPTKTSPPYPKSQSVPEQSSIVKLTKLQRHLKLKRPANEGRAEILSRSQPVKFCQCYKEKCIVHNAVSEPFITPSEENMKHVPVQLSSCKLKCFYKSSYKTEPKDNALYGNMNDSHFSTYSSDSESDREMIIIHNIKCKEATYKASQNN; from the exons ATGGACACACTAAATATTTTAATCCATAAGCATAAAAGATTAACAGCCAGAGGCAAACAAGGACTGAACTGTCAGTTGGACGTTTTACTGAAATGGGCCACTCCTGGGGCATTCATCACTGCCTCTCTGGTGGGGCCAGCAGCTCGAGTCACCCCCCTCACCAGCCAAGGTGCTCCTCCTGTGTGTCCAGAAAGTCATCACAACACAAAAGTTCAGATCCCACAGCGTCAGGAAG TCAAGAAAGAAGACATCACCAAAACATCcacatcatttaaaatatcattcacTGAGTCCAAGTCACTGACTGCTGGTCCAGGCAGTCCAGAAAAACAATCAGTGCTATCTAGTATAGATAAGTCATCTGGGCCCTCAAGTCCACAAAAAGCCTCTGTACCTTCAAGTACAGAAAAGTTAGCCTGGCCCTTGAGTCAACAAAGCCCATCCAAGCCATCAGCTCCCAGAAAAGTGTTAGGATCACTCCCCCAGGAAAAGTTGCATAGAACACGCAGTCCAAAAAAGGCACATAGGTGGGCTCATTCCCATAAGCTAGTCGGTCAGGTCAGTCCATACTATCCAAAGAAAGCCATCAAGCCAACTTGGCCATCAAGTCTACAATCTCCGATCAAGCCAACCAAAACGTCTCCACCATATCCAAAGAGTCAAAGTGTCCCTGAGCAATCAAGTATAGTGAAACTGACCAAACTCCAGAGACATCTTAAACTAAAAAGACCAGCTAATGAAGGTAGGGCAGAAATATTATCTAGGTCTCAACCAGTGAAGTTTTGTCAATGCTACAAGGAAAAATGCATTGTTCACAATGCTGTTTCTGAGCCATTCATCACTCCTTCAGAAGAGAATATGAAGCATGTTCCAGTCCAACTTTCTTCATGCAAACTGAAGTGCTTTTACAAGTCATCTTACAAGACAGAGCCCAAAGACAACGCACTGTATGGCAACATGAATGATAGCCATTTCTCAACATATAGCAGTGATAGTGAGAGTGACAGGGAGATGATTATTATACACAATATAAAATGCAAGGAAGCCACCTATAAAGCCTCCCAAAATAATTAA